In Microtus ochrogaster isolate Prairie Vole_2 linkage group LG9, MicOch1.0, whole genome shotgun sequence, the following are encoded in one genomic region:
- the Ccr6 gene encoding C-C chemokine receptor type 6, producing MNSTEGYEEYSDSILSVSPDDLPLSVSPDDAPCSLQEVREFTRVFVPIAYSLICVFGLLGNIMVVMTFAFYKKARSMTDVYLLNMAITDILFVLTLPFWAVTHATGTWVFSNSLCKLMKGIYAVNFNCGMLLLACISLDRYIAIVQATKSFRVRSRTLAHSKIICLVVWAISVFISSPTFIFNKKYPFQGGIEVCEPQYKSVSEPITWKLLGLGLELLFGFFIPLLFMVFCYLFIIKTLVQAQNSKRHRAIRVVIAVVLVFLACQIPHNVVLLMTAVNTGKMDRSCSGEIRLAYARNVAEVLAFLHCCLNPVLYAFIGQKFRNYFVKIMKDVWCARRKNKVPGFLCARVYSESYASRQTSEIMDNENASSFTM from the coding sequence ATGAACTCCACGGAGGGCTATGAGGAGTACTCTGACTCGATCTTATCTGTGTCTCCGGACGACTTGCCCTTATCGGTGTCTCCAGACGACGCGCCGTGCTCCTTGcaggaggtcagagagttcacCAGGGTATTTGTGCCGATCGCCTACTCTTTAATATGTGTCTTTGGCCTTCTGGGCAACATCATGGTAGTGATGACCTTTGCCTTCTACAAGAAGGCCAGGTCCATGACTGATGTTTACCTGTTGAACATGGCCATCACAGACATACTGTTTGTCCTCACTCTGCCATTCTGGGCAGTGACTCACGCCACCGGCACTTGGGTTTTCAGCAATTCCCTGTGCAAACTGATGAAAGGCATCTATGCCGTCAACTTTAACTGCGGGATGCTGCTCCTAGCCTGTATCAGCCTGGACCGGTACATCGCCATCGTCCAGGCAACCAAATCTTTCCGGGTCCGATCCAGAACGCTGGCACACAGCAAGATCATCTGTTTGGTGGTGTGGGCCATATCAGTCTTCATCTCAAGTCCCACGTTTATCTTCAACAAGAAATACCCGTTCCAGGGTGGAATAGAAGTCTGTGAGCCCCAGTACAAGTCTGTCTCGGAGCCCATCACCTGGAagctgctggggctggggcttgAGCTGCTTTTCGGCTTCTTCATCCCTCTCCTGTTCATGGTATTCTGCTACCTGTTCATCATCAAAACCTTGGTGCAGGCCCAGAATTCTAAAAGGCACAGAGCTATCCGCGTGGTCATCGCTGTGGTCCTTGTGTTCCTAGCTTGCCAGATCCCTCACAATGTGGTCCTGCTCATGACTGCAGTAAACACGGGCAAAATGGACCGGTCCTGCAGCGGCGAGATCCGCCTCGCCTACGCCAGGAACGTGGCTGAGGTCCTGGCTTTCCTCCACTGCTGCCTCAACCCCGTGTTGTACGCATTTATTGGACAGAAATTCAGAAACTACTTCGTGAAGATCATGAAGGATGTGTGGTGTGCGAGGAGAAAGAACAAGGTGCCGGGCTTCCTCTGCGCGCGGGTGTACTCAGAAAGCTATGCTTCCCGGCAGACCAGCGAGATCATGGACAACGAGAATGCTTCATCCTTTACCATGTAA